The following proteins come from a genomic window of Nicotiana tomentosiformis chromosome 12, ASM39032v3, whole genome shotgun sequence:
- the LOC138902505 gene encoding uncharacterized protein produces MVEYEPCILGLRLDIDMNFQEMLVIGDSDLLVHEVLGEWGTKNTKILSYLHCVKELKKRFTKIEFKHVPRIQNEFANAFATLSSMIQHPDKNFIDTIPIRIYKQPAYCAHVEEEIDENLWFHDIEKYLENGEYPENATHTQKRTIRRLANYFFQSGGILYRRTLDLGLLRCVNAMEEFRLLEEVHVGTCGPHMNGFLPRRY; encoded by the coding sequence ATGGTAGAATATGAGCCTTGTATCCTGGGACTCAGGTTGGACATTGACATGAACTTTCAGGAGATGTTAGTAATTGGAGATTCAGATCTATTGGTGCAcgaggttctaggagaatggggtaccaagaacaccaaaatattgtcATATTTGCACTGTGTAAAAGAGCTGAaaaagaggttcacaaagattgagtttaaacatgttccaaggattcagaatgagtttgcaAATGCATTTGCcactttgtcttccatgatacaacacccagataaGAATTTCATCGATACTATCCCAATAAGAATTTataagcagccagcttattgtgctcatgttgaagaagagattgacgaAAATCTGTGGTTCCACGATATCGAGAAATACTTGGAAAATGGAGAATATCCAGAGAACGCTACCCATACTCAGAAGCGCACGATTCGAAGATTGGCCAACTATTTctttcaaagtggaggaattctgtacagaagaACTCTTGATTTAGGTTTGTTGCGATGCGTCAATGCCATGGAAGAGTTTAGATTGCTCGAAGAAGTACATGTCGGAacttgcggacctcacatgaatgggttcttgccaagaagatattaa